The Bacillus xiapuensis genome window below encodes:
- the sigW gene encoding RNA polymerase sigma factor SigW → MELIVHRRIKQVLKGDQNAFGEIVEFYKDKVYQICFRMLWDRHEAEDAAQEAFIKAFINIHTYDPKRKFATWLYRIATNLCIDRIRKKKPDYHLDAEITGTEGLNMYSQISSGDRLPEEEVESLELQETIQKAIFRLPEKYRSVIVLKYIEELPLQEIADILDLPLGTVKTRVHRGREALRKYLRNL, encoded by the coding sequence ATGGAGTTAATAGTGCATAGAAGAATTAAACAAGTGCTTAAAGGGGATCAGAACGCGTTTGGTGAGATTGTTGAATTTTATAAAGATAAAGTGTATCAAATTTGCTTCCGGATGCTGTGGGACCGGCATGAGGCGGAAGATGCAGCTCAGGAAGCCTTTATTAAAGCTTTCATCAATATCCACACCTACGATCCCAAAAGGAAATTTGCAACATGGCTGTACAGAATAGCCACCAACCTTTGTATTGACCGAATTCGTAAAAAAAAGCCCGATTATCATCTGGATGCAGAAATAACTGGCACAGAAGGACTCAATATGTATTCTCAGATTTCCTCAGGCGATAGGCTTCCTGAAGAGGAAGTGGAGAGCTTGGAATTGCAGGAAACGATTCAAAAGGCGATTTTTAGACTGCCGGAAAAGTACCGTTCTGTGATCGTCCTCAAGTATATTGAAGAGCTGCCGCTGCAGGAAATTGCCGATATTTTGGATTTGCCTCTGGGCACCGTGAAAACAAGAGTGCATCGGGGACGTGAAGCACTTCGAAAATATTTACGGAATTTGTAA
- a CDS encoding polysaccharide deacetylase family protein has translation MTFFYSLNAKKAKRFLLLLSVSFFTALLLFTQNFLSIPVFSSKETPKAIYKGEKGIALTFDIGWGDEKAEKIVQTLIRHKTKATFFLSGSWAERHPDLIKKMKKHHYDIGLLGYQYVDYTALTAEEIKRDILKAQEVFKKLQIEDIKLMRAPTGHFNQEVVNIADQMGMTYVHWSVDTKDWKNPGAARILAKIKEAGPGDIIFLHASDSAKQTNELLPEAIDYLSARSKIVTVSELIANGTAETKLIN, from the coding sequence ATGACTTTCTTTTATTCTTTAAACGCCAAGAAAGCTAAGCGCTTTTTGCTTTTACTGTCTGTTTCCTTTTTTACCGCTCTTTTATTATTTACACAAAACTTTCTGAGCATCCCCGTTTTCTCTTCAAAGGAGACACCGAAAGCCATTTATAAAGGTGAAAAAGGGATCGCTCTAACTTTTGATATTGGCTGGGGCGATGAAAAAGCCGAAAAGATTGTCCAGACGCTCATTCGCCATAAAACAAAAGCCACCTTTTTCTTATCTGGTTCATGGGCAGAGCGCCATCCCGATTTAATAAAAAAGATGAAGAAACATCATTATGACATCGGCTTACTCGGCTATCAATATGTTGATTACACTGCGTTAACCGCTGAAGAAATCAAAAGGGATATCCTGAAAGCGCAAGAGGTGTTTAAAAAACTGCAAATAGAGGATATCAAGCTGATGCGGGCACCGACAGGCCATTTTAATCAAGAGGTGGTGAATATCGCTGATCAGATGGGAATGACCTATGTGCACTGGAGCGTTGATACGAAGGATTGGAAAAACCCCGGCGCCGCCCGGATTTTGGCCAAAATAAAAGAAGCGGGACCAGGAGATATTATCTTCCTGCACGCTTCGGATTCAGCTAAACAAACAAACGAACTCCTGCCCGAAGCCATCGACTATTTATCAGCCCGCAGCAAGATCGTCACTGTATCTGAATTAATCGCCAACGGAACAGCTGAAACGAAGCTCATCAACTAA
- the rocF gene encoding arginase — translation MTRKIGLIGVPMDLGQLRRGVDMGPSAIRYAGVLERIQALGIDVEDCGDIEINRSHPAGAESIHLKNVKAVTEANAKLACKVDEVIQSGRFPLVLGGDHSVAIGTLAGTAKHYQNLGVIWYDAHGDLNTPETSPTGNIHGMSLAVSLGIGHKDLAEIHGYSPKIKPENIVIIGARALDPGEKALINELGIQVYTMHEVDRLGMTAVMKEAIAYLADKVDAVHLSLDLDGLDPMDAPGVGTPVNGGITYRESHLAMEMLEESGLITSAEFVEVNPILDERNKTASVAVALIGSLLGEKLL, via the coding sequence GTGACCAGAAAAATAGGACTTATCGGAGTGCCGATGGATCTTGGCCAGCTGCGTAGAGGAGTCGATATGGGACCGAGCGCCATCCGCTATGCTGGTGTATTGGAAAGAATCCAAGCGCTGGGAATCGATGTGGAGGATTGCGGTGATATAGAGATTAATAGAAGCCATCCGGCTGGGGCGGAATCTATTCATCTAAAAAATGTAAAGGCTGTAACAGAAGCAAATGCCAAGCTTGCCTGTAAAGTGGATGAAGTTATACAGTCGGGACGTTTTCCGCTTGTGCTCGGCGGTGATCACAGTGTTGCGATCGGCACGTTAGCCGGAACAGCCAAGCACTATCAAAACCTGGGTGTTATTTGGTATGATGCCCATGGAGATTTAAATACACCCGAAACGTCCCCTACTGGAAATATTCACGGCATGTCGCTGGCGGTTAGTTTAGGCATTGGCCACAAAGATTTGGCCGAAATCCATGGATACTCGCCTAAAATAAAGCCGGAGAATATTGTAATTATTGGCGCCCGGGCGCTTGATCCAGGAGAAAAAGCTTTAATCAACGAGCTGGGGATTCAAGTGTATACTATGCATGAAGTAGATCGTCTCGGCATGACAGCCGTCATGAAAGAAGCGATTGCTTATTTAGCGGATAAAGTGGATGCCGTTCATTTATCGTTAGATTTGGATGGACTGGACCCGATGGATGCTCCGGGGGTCGGTACGCCAGTAAATGGGGGGATAACCTATAGAGAAAGCCACTTAGCGATGGAAATGCTGGAAGAGAGCGGTTTGATTACATCCGCGGAGTTTGTAGAAGTCAATCCGATCCTTGATGAAAGAAACAAAACAGCTTCAGTGGCTGTCGCGTTAATCGGCTCTTTACTGGGGGAAAAGCTGCTGTAA
- a CDS encoding aldo/keto reductase — protein MHTIYLHILEEGHHLHRLRTRRQTDRHGILYERGRSDELTGEVIEECKREDIVLATKGAHKFAGDKMKTDHSPAFLKQTEEDSLRRLHIDYISLHDIYCPDELRRRMKGKSAPSGFRISHSNS, from the coding sequence ATTCATACTATTTATCTTCATATACTGGAGGAAGGACATCATCTGCACCGACTTAGAACAAGGCGTCAAACTGATCGACACGGCATTTTATATGAACGAGGGCGTTCTGATGAATTGACAGGGGAAGTGATCGAAGAATGCAAGCGTGAAGACATTGTCCTTGCGACAAAGGGAGCGCACAAGTTTGCAGGGGATAAGATGAAAACAGATCATTCTCCGGCATTCTTGAAGCAGACTGAAGAAGATAGCTTACGCCGCCTGCACATCGACTATATTAGTCTGCATGATATTTATTGCCCTGATGAACTACGCCGAAGGATGAAAGGAAAATCCGCTCCATCGGGGTTTCGAATTTCCCACTCCAACAGTTGA
- a CDS encoding aspartyl-phosphate phosphatase Spo0E family protein: MMPTTPDILNEIEQYRNKMVLLAMKTSFSDTKVVEISTKLDELLNEYEMKK; encoded by the coding sequence ATGATGCCGACGACACCGGACATCTTGAATGAAATTGAACAATATCGAAATAAAATGGTCTTGTTAGCGATGAAAACCTCATTTTCTGATACGAAAGTCGTTGAAATAAGCACGAAGCTGGATGAGTTATTAAATGAATACGAGATGAAGAAATAA
- a CDS encoding KinB-signaling pathway activation protein — MTIRSWVKFFVHTLIIGGLAAGIVGLFIRWDELSPLMSKGDWTDVFSIVVWHIAVGFTFSVISQMGYFAYLTVHQFGVGMFRSFWTSVQLLLIAFVLFDLVYFRFQAFADKGESLVPYLSLAGFLLVVGLVTAALKAKQTQKKVFISALFFMVVLTVLEWLPVLQVNDKKWLYIMLLTLLPCNAFQLLFLPKYNQQAKQKSGA; from the coding sequence GTGACCATCCGAAGTTGGGTTAAGTTTTTTGTACATACATTAATCATCGGCGGACTTGCCGCTGGAATCGTCGGCCTGTTCATTCGCTGGGATGAATTATCTCCTTTGATGTCGAAGGGAGACTGGACGGATGTGTTTTCGATTGTTGTATGGCATATTGCTGTTGGCTTTACTTTCAGTGTCATCAGTCAAATGGGCTATTTTGCTTATTTAACTGTTCATCAGTTTGGGGTAGGAATGTTTCGCTCTTTTTGGACGAGTGTCCAATTGTTATTGATTGCTTTCGTATTATTCGATCTTGTTTATTTCCGCTTCCAAGCTTTTGCTGATAAAGGAGAGTCCTTGGTGCCATACCTCTCATTAGCAGGCTTTTTGCTTGTTGTTGGCCTTGTGACTGCTGCGCTGAAAGCGAAACAGACGCAAAAAAAGGTGTTCATTTCCGCGCTGTTCTTTATGGTCGTGTTAACAGTGCTCGAATGGCTGCCCGTATTGCAAGTCAACGACAAAAAATGGCTGTATATCATGCTGCTAACCCTGCTGCCCTGCAATGCCTTTCAGCTGCTGTTTCTGCCCAAGTACAATCAGCAAGCTAAACAAAAAAGCGGCGCTTAA
- a CDS encoding bacteriocin-like WGxF protein (Built to rescue LMOF2365_14255 during structural annotation change regression.), with protein MINIVGVTLLNCILIIFTVLVQKLIYRTLLLNYNSLIVYWGIFVCVFFFLNLITNIIILKKSNR; from the coding sequence TTGATTAATATTGTTGGAGTAACATTATTAAACTGCATCTTAATTATTTTTACGGTGTTAGTACAAAAACTAATCTATCGTACGCTCTTATTAAACTACAATAGCTTGATCGTATACTGGGGTATATTTGTTTGTGTATTTTTCTTTTTAAATCTAATTACAAACATAATAATTCTTAAAAAAAGTAATAGATAG
- a CDS encoding bacteriocin-associated integral membrane family protein has protein sequence MKKALYVLLALVFVSTNLFGYFLISNKQLFDVLYTNNQLIHIDYNNDERDFKDNELIEHIIQFSKENNINISKYSFQSETDLNIYSTNIQSDPNIHVKSGEIPTGANYLSNKNVDSNSNQSGLFSFPLSNWNVHIYDIGQIRNVGLGNEFYLSGASEETIKAFMREFSDYGNISRVNKNVNSLALINISLLMVVCLTLIVFLIGLFYFLIQNRKKMLIQQFWGYSTWRIVLSVPREFFHFFIFIILLLLCGMITFILIFKQTYFFIDYIVMFFLTNATMSLIILIFTMIVTRFIKKFNNAAVNIKGKLPFREIQWISTILKAVVSIILFGVMSSALLNFQHLSDKVASLEYWNQTKDVFRVQVGVLNSDLNENLEADRELNNRLFAFYKEIESKNDAFLIESENFQMIDYFNGEPIYQYMQHIVDESEIYSPEGRNIIIDKNYLDINPIHSVKDASINDQLQNDENTLNILVPKKYKEWEYQIINSYKEWFYFQKVDVKNMYNREIGYQLDETTKEDLNVNIIYTKTGQYFFTFNSYTGDSKNRIKDPIAVIFNENLDTSNIGALATTSLFFIDKSKGKAFENISPALNKTNVTEVNNTVSVYNEANDIVAEQQWLLFQQSIGLFITIIFSVILVSTFIWAHYSANAYQLSLKYLFGYSFWKRNKSIIFISLISNIIAGSLIYLLYRINSLVIAVFLVLIIDLLVISWLSNYLNKMNINKVIKGEHI, from the coding sequence ATGAAAAAAGCACTTTATGTTCTGCTGGCTCTAGTGTTCGTTTCTACAAATTTATTTGGATATTTTTTAATAAGCAACAAGCAATTGTTTGATGTTTTATATACAAATAACCAGCTCATACATATTGATTATAACAATGATGAAAGAGATTTCAAAGATAATGAATTAATAGAACATATAATTCAATTCTCAAAAGAAAATAATATAAATATTTCTAAGTACAGTTTTCAAAGTGAAACAGACTTAAATATTTATTCTACGAATATACAAAGTGATCCCAATATTCACGTGAAATCAGGAGAAATTCCTACTGGAGCGAATTATCTCTCCAATAAAAATGTAGACTCCAATAGTAATCAATCTGGTTTGTTTTCATTTCCTTTATCTAACTGGAATGTTCATATATATGATATAGGTCAAATACGCAATGTTGGGTTAGGAAATGAATTTTATTTGAGTGGAGCCAGTGAAGAAACAATAAAGGCCTTCATGAGAGAATTTTCTGATTATGGGAATATATCCAGAGTAAACAAAAATGTTAATAGTTTAGCATTAATAAATATTTCCTTGTTGATGGTTGTATGTTTAACTCTTATTGTATTTTTAATAGGGCTGTTTTATTTTCTTATTCAAAACAGGAAAAAGATGTTAATTCAGCAATTCTGGGGTTATTCGACATGGAGGATAGTATTATCAGTGCCAAGAGAGTTTTTCCATTTCTTTATCTTCATAATATTATTACTTTTATGTGGGATGATAACTTTTATTTTGATTTTTAAACAAACATATTTCTTTATAGATTATATAGTAATGTTTTTTCTTACCAATGCTACAATGAGCCTTATTATTTTAATATTTACCATGATAGTAACCCGTTTTATCAAAAAATTCAATAATGCTGCTGTAAATATTAAGGGGAAATTACCTTTTAGAGAAATACAGTGGATATCGACCATTTTAAAAGCAGTAGTTTCTATTATTCTCTTTGGTGTTATGAGTTCCGCGTTATTAAATTTCCAACATTTAAGTGATAAGGTTGCTAGTTTAGAATATTGGAATCAAACAAAGGATGTTTTTAGAGTTCAAGTAGGAGTGTTAAATAGTGACTTAAATGAAAACTTAGAAGCAGACAGAGAGTTAAACAATAGACTGTTTGCTTTTTATAAGGAAATTGAGTCCAAGAATGATGCGTTTTTAATAGAAAGTGAAAATTTTCAAATGATTGATTATTTTAATGGGGAACCTATTTATCAATACATGCAACATATAGTAGATGAAAGTGAGATTTATTCCCCTGAAGGGCGAAATATAATAATAGATAAAAATTATTTAGATATCAATCCCATTCACAGTGTTAAAGATGCGTCAATAAATGATCAACTACAAAATGATGAGAACACTCTAAATATATTAGTACCAAAAAAGTATAAAGAGTGGGAATACCAAATTATTAACTCGTACAAGGAATGGTTTTATTTTCAAAAAGTCGATGTTAAGAATATGTATAATCGAGAAATCGGTTATCAATTGGATGAAACAACAAAGGAAGATTTAAATGTTAACATTATATACACTAAAACAGGTCAATATTTTTTTACTTTTAATAGCTATACGGGTGATAGTAAGAATAGAATCAAGGATCCTATCGCAGTTATATTCAACGAAAATTTAGATACCTCAAATATAGGAGCTCTTGCAACAACATCTTTATTTTTCATAGACAAGTCTAAAGGAAAAGCATTTGAAAATATTTCACCTGCACTTAATAAAACGAATGTGACTGAAGTAAATAATACTGTGTCTGTCTACAACGAAGCAAATGATATAGTCGCGGAGCAACAATGGTTATTGTTCCAGCAAAGTATAGGGTTATTTATAACTATTATTTTTTCAGTAATACTTGTTAGTACATTTATTTGGGCACATTATAGCGCTAATGCTTATCAATTGAGTTTAAAATATTTATTCGGATATTCCTTTTGGAAAAGAAATAAGAGTATAATTTTTATTTCTTTGATTTCAAACATTATTGCAGGATCACTTATATACTTACTTTATCGTATTAATTCTCTAGTAATAGCTGTTTTTTTAGTTTTAATAATTGATTTACTTGTTATAAGTTGGTTGAGTAATTATTTGAATAAAATGAATATTAATAAAGTAATAAAAGGAGAACACATATGA
- a CDS encoding P-loop NTPase has protein sequence MVTEAQVRELLGQMEDPFLHKTLAETNGIVEVKIKEEKQHVSVKVAIAQTGTAEQLQLQMQIVNALKEAGAQTVGIRFSELPEEVLAKFRQEGGNQDQGLLSPASQTQIIAIASGKGGVGKSTVSVNLAVALARLGKKVGLVDADIYGFSVPDMMGIMQRPVVRGDKIIPVERFGVQVISMGFFVEDNAPVIWRGPMLGKMLNNFFNEVEWGELDYLLLDLPPGTGDVALDVHSMIPHSKEIIVSTPHPTAAFVAARAGAMALQTEHEIIGVIENMAYFESETTGEKEYVFGRGGGDKLAEELRTDVLGRLPLQQPDWNEEEFAPSVYAEDHKLGIIYKDIAQNVMKKLENQ, from the coding sequence GTGGTAACAGAAGCACAAGTTCGGGAGCTTCTCGGTCAAATGGAAGATCCTTTCTTACATAAAACATTAGCAGAGACGAACGGAATTGTAGAAGTCAAAATCAAGGAAGAGAAGCAGCATGTCAGCGTGAAGGTGGCCATTGCCCAAACTGGGACAGCGGAGCAATTACAGCTGCAAATGCAAATTGTGAACGCGCTGAAAGAAGCCGGTGCGCAAACAGTTGGGATTCGCTTTTCCGAGCTTCCAGAAGAGGTCTTAGCGAAATTCCGCCAAGAGGGCGGAAATCAGGATCAAGGTCTGCTTTCTCCAGCCAGCCAAACGCAGATTATTGCGATTGCTAGCGGAAAAGGAGGCGTTGGAAAATCCACTGTCTCTGTGAACCTGGCGGTGGCACTGGCTCGTTTAGGAAAGAAAGTAGGGTTGGTTGATGCCGACATTTACGGATTCAGTGTGCCGGATATGATGGGGATCATGCAGCGCCCTGTTGTGCGCGGAGACAAAATTATTCCGGTTGAACGTTTTGGAGTTCAAGTGATTTCCATGGGATTCTTCGTAGAGGACAACGCGCCCGTTATTTGGCGCGGACCTATGCTTGGGAAAATGCTGAATAACTTTTTCAACGAAGTAGAGTGGGGAGAGCTGGATTATCTGTTGCTTGATCTGCCTCCTGGAACTGGCGACGTCGCGTTAGATGTGCACTCTATGATTCCTCATTCTAAGGAAATCATCGTTTCCACCCCGCACCCGACCGCCGCTTTCGTTGCGGCCCGTGCCGGCGCGATGGCTCTGCAAACGGAACACGAAATCATCGGCGTGATCGAGAACATGGCGTATTTTGAAAGCGAGACAACCGGCGAGAAGGAATATGTCTTTGGGCGCGGAGGCGGAGATAAACTGGCAGAGGAGCTTCGGACGGACGTGCTGGGCAGACTGCCGCTGCAGCAGCCTGATTGGAATGAAGAGGAGTTCGCTCCTTCTGTTTATGCAGAAGACCATAAACTAGGTATCATTTATAAAGACATTGCTCAGAATGTCATGAAAAAGTTGGAAAACCAATAA
- the cwlD gene encoding N-acetylmuramoyl-L-alanine amidase CwlD, producing MKKWRAWLAFFLTGAALIFIFQWVMVDEKSWVPWNLPLAGKTIYLDAGHGGPDGGAGDKEALEKDIALQVAEKVRDYLQEQGAVVLMTRESDKDLADPDTKRFRARKTEDLKKRLSLINESKADMFLSIHLNAIPSPKWRGAQTFFMPSLQENKELAKCIQDEIVLNLENTTRVAKAINHVYLLKHANKPGALVEIGFLSNPDEKRELMAEDYQEKVAASIYKGVLRYLDKQQEG from the coding sequence GTGAAAAAATGGCGAGCTTGGCTGGCTTTTTTCTTAACGGGAGCGGCACTTATTTTTATTTTTCAATGGGTGATGGTGGACGAAAAATCCTGGGTGCCATGGAATCTTCCGCTTGCGGGGAAAACGATTTATTTAGATGCCGGTCATGGCGGTCCCGACGGAGGAGCAGGAGATAAGGAGGCGCTCGAGAAGGATATCGCGCTTCAAGTAGCTGAAAAGGTGCGCGATTATTTGCAAGAGCAAGGGGCTGTTGTGCTGATGACTAGGGAAAGTGACAAAGACTTAGCCGATCCGGATACGAAAAGATTCCGCGCTCGAAAAACGGAAGATTTAAAGAAGCGTTTGAGCTTAATTAACGAATCCAAAGCGGACATGTTTTTAAGCATTCATTTAAACGCCATCCCCTCGCCGAAATGGCGGGGAGCGCAGACTTTTTTTATGCCCAGCCTGCAAGAAAATAAAGAACTCGCCAAGTGCATTCAGGATGAAATTGTGCTGAATTTGGAAAACACAACGAGAGTGGCCAAGGCAATCAATCATGTGTATTTGCTGAAACACGCCAACAAACCGGGAGCTTTAGTGGAAATCGGGTTTTTGTCCAATCCCGATGAAAAGCGGGAGCTGATGGCAGAGGATTATCAAGAAAAGGTGGCCGCTTCCATTTATAAAGGTGTGCTTCGTTATTTAGATAAACAGCAGGAAGGGTAG
- a CDS encoding MarR family winged helix-turn-helix transcriptional regulator gives MIFLSLYEQVKRINEAEYMINRLIYKHYKQYLNSGITTQQAVVLDIVYLAKRITVGEIAVEMDNSSSAVSQLVAKLEKNLYIKREINPQHRREIFITLDEKGLEYFSKQEYVEQQIADEIYSKLTSNEIDELERIVEKLKKIAMEEL, from the coding sequence GTGATTTTTTTGTCTTTGTATGAACAGGTTAAGCGCATTAATGAAGCAGAATATATGATAAACCGTTTGATATATAAACATTACAAACAATATTTAAATAGCGGCATCACAACACAGCAGGCGGTTGTATTAGATATTGTGTATTTAGCCAAGCGTATTACGGTCGGTGAAATTGCCGTTGAGATGGACAATAGTTCTAGCGCAGTCAGTCAATTAGTTGCAAAATTGGAAAAGAATCTATATATCAAACGAGAAATTAATCCGCAACATCGACGTGAAATATTTATCACGTTAGATGAAAAGGGATTGGAGTATTTTTCTAAGCAAGAGTATGTAGAACAGCAAATAGCAGATGAAATATACAGCAAACTTACATCAAATGAAATAGACGAATTAGAACGCATTGTTGAAAAATTAAAGAAGATTGCGATGGAGGAATTATAG
- a CDS encoding anti-sigma factor family protein translates to MASCPKHIVEFMHSHLDGELDTGQLQELKSHLDSCSSCRQHFLELKKTIAFVQSTSHIQAPAGFTEKVLYALPKERKSIGVQRWFRQHPFFTAASLFLVLMTGGFFTMWQQGEEKFAFTKHDQLEVENHTVVVPAGKRIDGDIVVENGDIRIEGEVKGNVTVINGDKYMASAGKVSGEIEEVDEVFGWVWYKMKKTASDIFQ, encoded by the coding sequence ATGGCTTCTTGTCCAAAACATATTGTAGAATTTATGCATAGTCACTTAGATGGAGAGCTTGATACGGGGCAGCTGCAAGAGCTGAAAAGCCATTTAGACAGCTGCAGCAGCTGCAGGCAGCATTTTTTGGAACTGAAAAAGACCATTGCCTTTGTGCAAAGCACCTCCCATATACAGGCGCCCGCCGGGTTTACAGAAAAAGTATTATATGCCTTGCCAAAGGAAAGAAAATCCATTGGCGTGCAGCGCTGGTTCAGGCAACATCCATTTTTTACAGCAGCCTCCTTATTTCTTGTGCTCATGACAGGCGGCTTCTTTACGATGTGGCAGCAAGGGGAAGAGAAATTCGCCTTTACCAAGCATGACCAATTAGAAGTGGAGAATCACACTGTGGTTGTCCCGGCAGGAAAGAGGATAGACGGCGATATTGTTGTGGAAAATGGAGATATTCGAATAGAAGGCGAAGTAAAGGGCAATGTAACAGTCATTAACGGCGATAAATATATGGCATCTGCTGGAAAGGTGTCCGGAGAAATTGAGGAGGTTGATGAAGTGTTCGGTTGGGTGTGGTACAAAATGAAAAAAACAGCGTCGGATATATTCCAATAG
- the gerD gene encoding spore germination lipoprotein GerD, producing MMKHALPLLLLTLTLTACGGGTTDVGNANMDYEATKKMVVDILKTDDGKKAMQEMMKDEKIKQQLVMDQKIVSQTIENTLLSDKGKKFWKESFKDPAFASAVAKSMKKEHEELLKALMKDPQYQEMMLAILKDPESEKNITKLLKSKEYRKHLQSVMNENFESPLYQAKIQEILLKAASEQAESGKEKKGSEEGKQQNTGGQ from the coding sequence ATGATGAAACACGCTTTGCCGCTCCTCCTGCTCACGCTCACTTTAACCGCATGCGGGGGCGGAACAACGGATGTAGGAAATGCGAATATGGATTATGAAGCAACGAAGAAAATGGTCGTTGATATACTAAAAACGGATGACGGAAAAAAAGCCATGCAGGAAATGATGAAAGACGAAAAAATCAAGCAGCAGCTCGTCATGGATCAAAAAATCGTCTCACAAACCATCGAGAACACCTTGCTGTCTGATAAAGGAAAGAAGTTTTGGAAGGAATCCTTTAAAGATCCCGCCTTTGCCTCAGCAGTTGCCAAAAGTATGAAGAAAGAGCATGAAGAGCTATTAAAAGCTCTGATGAAGGACCCTCAATATCAAGAAATGATGCTGGCGATTTTAAAAGATCCTGAATCCGAAAAAAATATCACCAAGCTGTTAAAAAGCAAAGAATACCGCAAGCATTTGCAAAGCGTGATGAATGAAAATTTCGAAAGCCCGCTTTACCAGGCAAAAATCCAAGAAATATTGCTGAAAGCCGCCAGCGAGCAAGCTGAGAGCGGCAAAGAGAAAAAAGGCAGCGAGGAAGGGAAGCAGCAGAATACAGGCGGACAATGA
- a CDS encoding DMT family transporter: MSWLYLAAAILFEIIGTVAMKLSQGFTKGIPSILMVVFYILAFACLNFSLRAVPVSVAYAIWSGVGTAAIAVIGYFAFKESLTVMKISGIFLIILGVVLLNVNAGQSQEQGGSQETHLKS; this comes from the coding sequence ATGTCTTGGTTGTATTTAGCCGCCGCTATCTTATTTGAAATCATAGGGACGGTGGCGATGAAGCTGTCGCAAGGGTTTACAAAAGGGATTCCTTCTATCTTAATGGTTGTCTTTTACATACTGGCTTTTGCTTGTTTAAATTTTTCCCTAAGAGCCGTTCCGGTCAGTGTGGCCTACGCCATCTGGTCAGGGGTTGGCACAGCTGCCATTGCTGTGATCGGCTATTTCGCATTTAAAGAGTCATTAACAGTGATGAAAATCAGCGGCATTTTCCTCATCATTCTTGGAGTCGTGCTGCTGAATGTGAATGCAGGACAAAGTCAAGAACAAGGGGGATCACAAGAGACTCACTTGAAATCATAA
- a CDS encoding lactococcin 972 family bacteriocin produces the protein MKKIVMVLIASACLGLPTMSASAASSGMNEGTEVNLDPLMEDYKKKGSIEGEVTLGDSANSILRTVRNGWVRAGGGLFKVAWGVDRHYSYYNHPKKVHRSSASNSSSIKRSIWENPGKIASVWIKSSLWGNKANWATK, from the coding sequence ATGAAAAAGATAGTTATGGTACTAATAGCAAGTGCATGTCTAGGTTTACCAACAATGAGTGCATCAGCAGCATCTTCAGGTATGAATGAGGGGACAGAAGTTAACTTAGATCCGCTTATGGAAGATTATAAGAAAAAAGGCTCTATTGAAGGGGAAGTAACGTTAGGAGATTCCGCCAACAGTATACTAAGAACAGTAAGAAACGGATGGGTTAGAGCTGGAGGCGGCTTGTTTAAAGTGGCTTGGGGAGTAGACCGACACTACTCTTATTATAATCATCCTAAAAAGGTGCATAGGTCCAGTGCAAGTAATTCCAGCTCAATCAAAAGGAGTATATGGGAAAACCCTGGAAAAATTGCTTCAGTATGGATTAAAAGCTCATTATGGGGGAATAAAGCCAATTGGGCAACTAAATAG